Sequence from the Anaerolineales bacterium genome:
GCATGTTGTGATAGCCCTTCATGACCTGTGGCCCCTGAATCACCAACTCGCCAACCTCGCCGGGTCCAAGCACCGTCGTTTCATCGTCGAGGGAAATGATGCGTGCATCGACATCGGGCAGCGGCAAGCCAATCGAACCTTCTTTATTCAGTCCGTAAAGCGGATTACAATGCGTTGCCGTCGGCGCCTCCGAGAGTCCATAGCCCTCTACCAGTTTCCCGCCGGTCTGTTTTTCGAAAAGCGTCTTGGTCTCGCGCATCAAAGGCGCCGATCCCGAGATACAAGCCTGGATCGAACTCACGTCCGTCTTCCCTGCCTGCACGTCGGGATGGTTGTTGATGGCGTTGTACATTGCGGGTACACCCGGGTAGATTGTGGGTCTGTATTTGGATATCAAAGCGAGAATTTCATCGGTTTGACGTGGATCAGGCTGGATCACCAACGTGGCGCCCGATGAAATGCCGAACGTCATGCCCGCCACCAATCCGTAGACGTGGAACATCGGGATGGCCATCAGTACGATCTCTTCTCCCATCCTCAAGTGGGGATTGAAAGCCCGAATCTGGAGCGTGTTTGCGACGAGGTTGCGGTGCAAGGCAACGGCCGCTTTTGAAAGACCGGTGGTCCCTCCACTGTATTGAAACAAGGCAATGTCATCCGGACCAACATCCACCTTTGGGGCATCTTCAGGAGAATGCTTATCGATCAGGTCGCGCATCCACACATCTTGCTCGTCGAGAGTGACCCGATGTCCACCCTTCTTTTCCATGGTTAGGGTAAACAGGAAGCGTATCAATCCGGGCAGCGCTTCTTTCAAATTGGTCACCACGAGGGTTTTCAAGGTCGTCTGCTCTCGGACGGCCTTGATTTTCTCGTAGAACATACTCGCGGCGATCATGATCTCGATCCTGGAATCGTTGACCTGATGCACGATCTCACGCGCTTTATACAACGGGTTAAACGCGACGACTATGCCGCCCGCTTTCAGAATGGCGTAGAAGGCAAGCACGAACTGCGGAATGTTCACCATGAACATACCGACCGGTGTACCTTTCCTGACGCCAAGATCGGCCAGGCCGGCAGCGAGTCGATCCGAAAGCTCGTCCATCTCAGCGTAAGTGATTTCCGCACCTTTGAAAATAGTGCAGGCGCGTTGCGGGTACGCTTGCGCCGATTCCGTTAGTATGTGGTGGAGACTGATCTTTGGGTAATCGATATGTTTTGGGACCCCCTCATCGTAGAATTTATACCAAGGATGTTCTTTCATCATCACCACTCTCCTTTAGGCACTCACACTTGAAGAGACGGCTCCTCTATACTCTTTATACATCGGAATTGAACGGACGCAAAATCCGAATGATATAATTACGAAAGCGAGCTCTTTACCTTTCTGGAGAAACCATCCGTACTACATAAATCGTTTGAGCATAATTCCACCCGGAGGTGAACAAGGATGCGAAATCTTTCTGTGCCAGGAAAGAATGCAAAACGATATCTTGAACGCGACAAGAACGTGATTTCTCCCTCCTATCCACGTGTTTACCCGTTCATGATGGATCACGGTGCGGGCTCCGAAGTCTGGGACGTAGACGGCAATCGTTACGTAGACTTTACCTCTGGTATTGCCGTCTGCTCGACCGGGCACAGCCATCCGAAAGTGGTCGAGGCGATCCAAAAACAAGCGGAACGGTACATCCATATCTCTTCCGACTTCTACCACCCAATCTGGATTGAGTTTTCGGAAAAACTCGCCTCTACCGCCCCTTTCAAAGAAAACGCAAAAATCTTTCTGGGAAATTCCGGAACGGAAGCGGTTGAAGCAGCCATTAAATTGGCCCGGTTTCACACCGGTCGACAACAGTTTATCGGCTTCTTGGGCGGCTTTCACGGTCGGACGTTGGGTTCATTGGCCTTCACGGCCAGCAAACCCGTTTACCGCCATGGATTCTTCCCGATCTTGAACGGTGTGACGCATGTACCTTATCCGGATCCCTATCGACCGCTGCTTGTATCGAAACACGAAGATCTTGGCGAGAGCGTGGTTCAATACATCCGCGACGTTATCTTTCAAAAGGTACTGCCGGCGGAGGATTGCGCCGGCATCCTCGTTGAGCCGATCCAAGGCGAAGGCGGCTATGTCGTACCGACCGACGGATTCTTCCCGGCATTGCGCGAATTATGCGATCAACACGGCATCTTGCTCATCGTGGATGAAATCCAATCGGGTGTCGGTCGAACGGGTAAATGGTGGGCGATCGAGCATTGGAACGTCGAGCCGGACATTGTCTGTACGGCGAAAGGTATCGCCTCTGGTGTTCCGCTCGGCGGGATCATCGCCAGGGAAAGCGTCATGGATTGGCCCAGCGGAGCCCACGGAAACACCTATGGGGGCAACCCAATTGCATGCGCCGCCGCGCTGACGACGTTGGAATTGATCGAGAACGGCATGATGCAGAACGCTGCGGAAGTCGGCCAGTATACACTGGACGCGCTTGCTGAACTGCAAGCCCACCATCCGAGTATCGGACAGATTCGGGGCAAAGGCTTGATGATCGGCGTCGAGTTCGTTAAGGATCGTGAGACTCGCGCACCGGCGAAATCCCTGCGCAAACGCGTCGAGCAGCACGCCTTCCACAAAGGCCTACTGACGTTGGGATGCGGCGAAAGCACGCTGCGCGTAGCGCCCGCGCTCAACATCACGACCCAATTGATCGACGAGGGCCTGGAGATTCTCGATCGCGCCATTAATGAAGCCGAGCAGGAAGAGCTAGACTGAATGCTGCCCGATTTTCGTGTTCGCCAGCGCGATTACCTGCTCGAGATTTCACGTGTCATTACAGAAGAACTCGAGCTCAATCTCGTGCTTACGCGAATCGTACGCGTTTCGGCCGAGCTTCTCGCGGGCCATGCCGGCATCATTGCGCTGCGCGACGAAGGGGGTTGGCGAATCGCCTCCTCATACGGCATCAATGCGGAATTCCTGAAGAATCTCGAACCCTTACTCGCAGATATCCCCGATCAAGGTGATCCCGCGCGTTTCGCACTCCCGGAAATTAACCGCCGGCTGCAGCGCATCACTGCCGCGACGAGCATGGGTCTATTGACCGGCGTTGGTTTACCGATGA
This genomic interval carries:
- a CDS encoding long-chain fatty acid--CoA ligase codes for the protein MMKEHPWYKFYDEGVPKHIDYPKISLHHILTESAQAYPQRACTIFKGAEITYAEMDELSDRLAAGLADLGVRKGTPVGMFMVNIPQFVLAFYAILKAGGIVVAFNPLYKAREIVHQVNDSRIEIMIAASMFYEKIKAVREQTTLKTLVVTNLKEALPGLIRFLFTLTMEKKGGHRVTLDEQDVWMRDLIDKHSPEDAPKVDVGPDDIALFQYSGGTTGLSKAAVALHRNLVANTLQIRAFNPHLRMGEEIVLMAIPMFHVYGLVAGMTFGISSGATLVIQPDPRQTDEILALISKYRPTIYPGVPAMYNAINNHPDVQAGKTDVSSIQACISGSAPLMRETKTLFEKQTGGKLVEGYGLSEAPTATHCNPLYGLNKEGSIGLPLPDVDARIISLDDETTVLGPGEVGELVIQGPQVMKGYHNMPTETANALRDGWLYTGDIARMDEDGYFFIVDRKKELIKPSGYQVWPREVEEVISEHPGVLEVGVAGIPDAYRGETVKAWVVLKPGATASVDDIRAWCKERMAAYKVPTQVEFRDELPKTTVGKILRRELVRQHRESDKEA
- a CDS encoding acetyl ornithine aminotransferase family protein → MRNLSVPGKNAKRYLERDKNVISPSYPRVYPFMMDHGAGSEVWDVDGNRYVDFTSGIAVCSTGHSHPKVVEAIQKQAERYIHISSDFYHPIWIEFSEKLASTAPFKENAKIFLGNSGTEAVEAAIKLARFHTGRQQFIGFLGGFHGRTLGSLAFTASKPVYRHGFFPILNGVTHVPYPDPYRPLLVSKHEDLGESVVQYIRDVIFQKVLPAEDCAGILVEPIQGEGGYVVPTDGFFPALRELCDQHGILLIVDEIQSGVGRTGKWWAIEHWNVEPDIVCTAKGIASGVPLGGIIARESVMDWPSGAHGNTYGGNPIACAAALTTLELIENGMMQNAAEVGQYTLDALAELQAHHPSIGQIRGKGLMIGVEFVKDRETRAPAKSLRKRVEQHAFHKGLLTLGCGESTLRVAPALNITTQLIDEGLEILDRAINEAEQEELD